A region of Vigna radiata var. radiata cultivar VC1973A unplaced genomic scaffold, Vradiata_ver6 scaffold_236, whole genome shotgun sequence DNA encodes the following proteins:
- the LOC106753172 gene encoding uncharacterized protein LOC106753172, which produces MATTASLDVADGPVMSLINKRIRAFRKKMKCIVAMEESLSLGKTLNKEQEEFLRTKPFILALIDEFEKLRQPLASAVAEELQGTTSNARSTEAPTQTLAESSDSFEQPPPQHSGEDVVVEDLLNLLY; this is translated from the coding sequence ATGGCGACCACTGCAAGCCTCGACGTCGCCGATGGCCCTGTGATGAGCCTAATCAACAAGCGCATCCGCGCCTTCCGCAAGAAGATGAAATGCATCGTTGCCATGGAAGAGTCCCTCTCCCTGGGAAAAACCTTGAACAAGGAGCAGGAAGAGTTTCTACGAACCAAACCCTTCATTCTCGCCCTCATCGACGAGTTCGAGAAGCTTCGCCAACCCCTCGCCTCCGCGGTAGCCGAGGAACTCCAGGGAACGACGTCGAACGCGCGAAGCACTGAAGCCCCAACCCAAACCCTAGCCGAAAGCTCTGACTCGTTCGAGCAGCCGCCGCCGCAACACTCAGGGGAGGACGTTGTCGTGGAGGACCTCCTCAACCTGCTCTACTAG